The following proteins are co-located in the Bradysia coprophila strain Holo2 chromosome X unlocalized genomic scaffold, BU_Bcop_v1 contig_130, whole genome shotgun sequence genome:
- the LOC119067909 gene encoding splicing factor 3A subunit 1, whose amino-acid sequence MPSIVEDGLDNEIEAPEPPTLSGPIIGIIYPPPEVRNIVDKTASFVARNGPEFEARIRQNELGNPKFNFLNAGDPYHAYYQHKVNEFRDGKATDAVSNLPAGIQKLQVSTAAHLKQQELLKQVSEQQFVPKEPPPEFEFIADPPSISALDLDIVKLTAQFVARNGRQFLTNLMNREQRNYQFDFLRPQHSLFQYFTKLLEQYTKILIPPKDLMARLKVESAQGKTSSNLVLEQVKYRSNWQKHQEAQRRREEEKVERERVAYAQIDWHDFVVVEAVDYQPYETGNFPPPTNPDEVGARVLMEERLVEDDGDIEMQIESDDDSLPDDNTMIKLSHMENRIGMAAMQSKRDNTQVQDMDEASSDDEPQESNKIQPASLAPPTHDKVVIKKYDPKQAQKPAPKPTQTDEYLISPITGERIPASKVAEHMRIGLLDPRWVEQRDKHTVDKLNQDNVYAVGTAIEASLKQLAERRTDIFGVGDEETVIGKKLGEEETKKDERVTWDGHTSSVALVAAAARANITLEDQIHQIHKVKGLIPDEDLEKIGPKPAGGASNNPTSSKPALQPIVMSQAQIIVPPKPPQMVPAQQMPQHHQPPPVMMMQMRPPPMMPPPFPMGYLPGMPPQGNPIAPAPPVMEQPMPIDDEPPNKKLRGEDNLLPEDQFLAMHNGPVTLQVQIPSASDKPEWRLNGQTVAITLSLTDTVTTLKQKLQDETGMVPAKQKISYDGMFFKDSNSIAFYNLLSGTTVHLQIKERGGRKK is encoded by the exons ATGCCGTCTATAGTTGAAGATGGACTGGATAATGAAATCGAAGCACCAGAACCACCAACACTATCCGGACCAATCATCGGCATTATTTATCCACCACCAGAAGTGCGAA ATATTGTTGACAAAACTGCATCGTTCGTTGCAAGAAATGGACCTGAATTCGAGGCAAGAATTCGACAAAATGAACTTGGTAATCCAAAATTCAACTTCTTAAATGCCGGTGATCCATATCATGCGTACTATCAGCATAAAGTTAACGAATTTCGCGACGGAAAAG CTACTGATGCTGTGTCCAATCTACCTGCTGGTATTCAAAAACTTCAAGTATCCACAGCAGCCCATTTGAAACAGCAAGAACTGTTGAAACAGGTCTCGGAACAACAATTCGTCCCAAAGGAACCGCCACCAGAATTCGAATTCATTGCTGATCCTCCATCGATTTCCGCATTGGATCT AGACATCGTCAAATTGACAGCACAATTCGTTGCTCGTAATGGACGgcaatttttaacaaatttgatgaaCCGCGAACAGAGGAACTATCAGTTTGACTTTCTGCGCCCTCAGCATTCCTTGTTCCAATATTTCACCAAGCTGCTGGAACAATACACGAAAATCTTGATTCCACCGAAAGATTTAATGGCCAGGTTAAAAGTGGAAAGTGCGCAGGGCAAAACAAGTTCAAACCTAGTCTTGGAGCAAGTCAAATATCGATCGAATTGGCAGAAACATCAGGAAGCTCAACGACGAAGGGAAGAGGAAAAAGTGGAAAGAGAACGAG TTGCCTACGCTCAGATCGATTGGCACGACTTTGTAGTGGTTGAGGCTGTCGATTATCAACCGTACGAAACGGGAAATTTCCCTCCGCCAACAAATCCAGACGAGGTCGGTGCTCGTGTTTTGATGGAAGAACGATTGGTGGAAGACGATGGCGATATTGAAATGCAAATTGAATCTGATGACGATTCACTGCCGGATGACAATACAATGATCAAGTTGTCGCATATGGAGAATCGTATTG GAATGGCTGCTATGCAATCGAAAAGAGACAATACCCAGGTTCAAGATATGGACGAGGCTTCCAGTGACGATGAACCGCAAGagtcaaacaaaattcaacCAGCTTCGTTGGCACCGCCGACTCACGACAAAGTTGTTATTAAGAAGTATGATCCGAAGCAGGCACAGAAACCTGCACCCAAACCCACACAGACCGATGAATATCTCATATCTCCGATTACCGGAGAACGGATCCCAGCATCGAAAGTGGCCGAACATATGCGAATTGGTCTGTTGGATCCGCGCTGGGTTGAGCAAAGAGATAAGCACACGGTCGACAAACTGAATCAAGACAAT GTCTATGCCGTCGGAACTGCGATCGAGGCAAGTTTGAAACAGTTGGCTGAACGACGTACTGATATTTTCGGTGTTGGTGACGAAGAAACGGTTATCGGCAAGAAATTGGGTGAAGAGGAAACTAAGAAAGACGAAAGAGTCACTTGGGATGGTCATACTTCGAGTGTGGCATTAGTGGCTGCTGCAGCAAGAGCAAACATAACCTTAGAGGatcaaattcaccaaattcaCAAG GTGAAAGGTCTCATACCCGATGAAGATTTAGAGAAAATTGGACCAAAACCTGCTGGCGGTGCGAGCAATAATCCGACATCAAGCAAACCAGCTCTGCAACCGATCGTCATGTCTCAAGCTCAAATCATTGTGCCACCGAAGCCACCACAAATGGTCCCGGCACAACAAATGCCACAACATCATCAACCACCGCCAGTGATGATGATGCAAATGCGTCCACCGCCAATGATGC CACCACCATTCCCGATGGGCTACTTACCAGGAATGCCACCGCAAGGTAATCCCATTGCACCAGCACCGCCCGTAATGGAGCAACCAATGCCCATCGATGACGAGCCTCCAAACAAGAAGCTTCGTGGCGAGGACAATCTCTTGCCGGAGGACCAATTCTTGGCAATGCACAATGGACCGGTGACACTGCAGGTTCAAATTCCATCCGCATCTGATAAACCGGAATGGCGGCTTAATGGGCAAACGGTTGCCATAACATTGTCATTGACGGACACGGTGACCACGCTGAAACAGAAATTGCAAGACGAAACTGGCATGGTACCAgctaaacagaaaatttcctACGATGGAATGTTCTTCAAGGACAGCAACAGTATCGCATTCTATAATCTACTGAGTGGGACAACGGTTCATTTGCAGATCAAAGAACGTGGTGGAAGGAAGAAATAG